TCAGATCTTCGGCCGTGATGAGGCCCCCGCCGCGCCTCATCTCCTCGACGATCAGGCGGGCCGTCTCGCCTTCATAAAATTCTCGTGGCCCGTGCTCGATCAGCCGACGAAGGGTCGCCGCCAGGTCCGGCTGGCGAAAGACCTCGCCCTCACCATAGTAGTCACCGTTGCGGAGAAAAATGCGACTGCTTTCAGGAAAACGACGAAGCAGTCGGGCTGCCCGCCGCAGGCTTTCGGCCTCGAAATGTGACAGTACCACGCCTTCGCGAGCCAGCTTCTCGGCTGGTCGGCAGACGTCGGCGAAGGTCATCGTCCCGTACTTCTCCAGCGCCAGAGCCAGACCCGCGACCGTGCCCGGCACAGCGACCGCCCGATGACCGACCGTAGAAGCTTCGGGGATGACATTGCCCTTATGGTCGAGATACATCTCGCGGGTGGCCTGGGCGGGAGCCATCTCCCGGTAATCAATGAGGGAGGTGCGGCCGTCAGCCAGTCGGATGAGCATGAAGCCGCCTCCGCCGAGATTACCCGCTGCCGGATGCACCACGGCCAGCGCCAGCGCCACGGCGACAGCAGCATCCACGGCATTTCCGCCCCGTTGCATGATCTCCACACCGACGCGTGAAGCCACCTCGTGGGTCGAGGCCACCATCCCGTGCTGCGCCCTCACCGGCCGTCGGGAAGCGGTCTCCACCGCCGGCCCGTGACCCAACACCAGAATGAGAGCGACCACTGAGTGAAGAGCCCGTCTGAGCAGCATCATAAATTTCACCTCCGCCATAACGCCCACCAAGATAGTCGGCTGAACCGCATTTGTAAATTGTTCCGGCGCAGGGGAACGGAGAAGAACCGCTGCCCGCTGAGACGCGTCGCTTTGCCCGAGCTTTAGCGGAGTCGCGTGGCAGGATCGCCCACCAGAATCCAACTGCGACGCAGGTCCTGCACCTCGCTACCCATTTTTGCCCGCAGCACAGCTTCGCCCACAGTCGCCAGGGTTTCATCAAAAAGGGCGCCGATCAAAGCGCGATTTAATCGCGCCTGGTCATCCGGGAAGGTGAGACCCGACGATGCCCAGACGGCAATTGCTCCGCCGCGCGATGATTTGACCAGGGCTTCGGCCAGGCTCTCCGTGTAGAGATCATGAAACATCCCGTTCAGGCAGGTCATGGCGACGACCAGTGGGAACCGTGGAGCATTTGTCAGCGTCTCGGCATCGGCGCTCGTAAGGACTCCCCCTCGCCACAACTCAACCGAGCCATGTCCCATATAATTGATCAGCCACTGGCCTCGAGCGAGTGCCTCAAGAAGTTTCTCCCGGGCGGCACTCGTCTGACCGCGATAAATCGTCTCGACGCGCACTTGCTCCGGCAGCAACGAGCGAAGCCGCTCACTGGCAGCCTCAAAATCGTAGCCCTCGTTGGCGTCCGCAACCAAAAGCACGCTCCGCCTCCAGTCGGCGTCCGCCAGGTTTCGTTCATAGGCGACCAGCTTGGCCACGACGGTTTCCACTTCGGCCTCCGTCCTCACCGGGAGACGACCGATGGGAATATCAGCGACGTCATCTCCGTCGAAATCCACGAACCAATCATCCGAGGCTGTTTCCAGAAAAGTCGTGGCGACGAGCTTGGTCGGCACGTAATCGAAATCGCCAAGGCCGAGATAATTTCTCGGGTCGAAGCTGGCATCACCAACCAAAAGTACAAAGCGGGGCGGGGTCGCCCACCGCGCACGGGCCCATGTGAGAAAACTGCGAATGGCCCAGGGACTCCTGGCTCCGAAGGCGAACTCATCGAAGATATCCTCTACATCAACCACGGCCACCGCGTATCCCTGGGATTGCCGGAGAGCCACAAGGGGAGTCAGCGCCGGGATGAATGCGCCATGCGCGATCATGACGATGTCAGCTCGATGCCGAGAATCATTCCAGTTCGACGGAGTATTTGCCGCGATCGCTCTCGGCGAAAGCACTGTGGAACGAGTAAAAGCAAAGAGCGTTCGTGGCTGTCCGCTCCCCCAGGGAACACTCGCGGTCACCGCATACTCTCCTCCGGCCCTCCGCACATGACCCGGCAAAATTTGCGGGGCTTCGGGAACCGTCACGTCAACGACGGTGATCTCCGAATGCGCGAAC
The Blastocatellia bacterium DNA segment above includes these coding regions:
- a CDS encoding gamma-glutamyltransferase, with product MMLLRRALHSVVALILVLGHGPAVETASRRPVRAQHGMVASTHEVASRVGVEIMQRGGNAVDAAVAVALALAVVHPAAGNLGGGGFMLIRLADGRTSLIDYREMAPAQATREMYLDHKGNVIPEASTVGHRAVAVPGTVAGLALALEKYGTMTFADVCRPAEKLAREGVVLSHFEAESLRRAARLLRRFPESSRIFLRNGDYYGEGEVFRQPDLAATLRRLIEHGPREFYEGETARLIVEEMRRGGGLITAEDL